From Mus musculus strain C57BL/6J chromosome 8, GRCm38.p6 C57BL/6J, a single genomic window includes:
- the Fam32a gene encoding protein FAM32A, which produces MEAYEQVQKGPLKLKGVAELGVTKRKKKKKDKDKAKMLEAMGTSKKSEEEKRRCLDKRTPAQAAFEKMQEKRQMERILKKASKTHKQRVEDFNRHLDTLTEHYDIPKVSWTK; this is translated from the exons ATGGAGGCCTACGAGCAAGTCCAGAAGGGCCCCCTGAAGCTGAAAGGCGTGGCAGAGCTCGGCGTGACAAAGCG gaagaagaagaagaaagacaaagacaaggCCAAGATGCTGGAGGCCATGGGGACGAGCAAGAAGAGCGAGGAGGAGAAAAGGCGCTGCCTGGACAAGCGCACGCCGGCGCAGGCAGCCTTCGAAAAGATGCAGGAGAAGCGG CAAATGGAAAGAATCCTGAAGAAGGCATCAAAAACCCACAAACAGAGAGTGGAG GACTTCAACCGACACCTGGATACACTCACTGAGCACTATGACATTCCCAAAGTCAGCTGGACCAAGTAA